From Sardina pilchardus chromosome 9, fSarPil1.1, whole genome shotgun sequence, a single genomic window includes:
- the pigu gene encoding phosphatidylinositol glycan anchor biosynthesis class U protein — translation MAAPLTLVLIVAVTIRAALFRSSLAEIISERVEVVSPLNAWKRVVEGLALLDLGVSPYSGDVFHETPLIIYLFHFVIDYVEIVYMLADCITAVALYLAVQHYNKNVFRKQKTTLEFDKYPHDCLELMRTPKEMFYIPLKVAMFYLWNPFTILSCVAKSTCGLNNAVIALFILSTIKGSALLSAIFLALATYQSIYPLTLFAPALIYLLQRQYIPVNFRNTRFWLLASQYAFMYFGSLLVIVCLSFFLLSSWDFIPSVYGFILSVPDLTPNIGLFWYFFAEMFEHFRLFFICVFQINVFFYSIPLSIKLKEHPVFLMFMQIAVISIFKSYPTVGDIALYMAFLPVWNHLYRFLRNIFLVCCVLLACSALFPVLWHLWIYAGSANSNFYYAITLLFNVAQILLVSDYFYAYLRREHHLKHGLYLKRKDGGEATLVLK, via the exons ATGGCGGCTCCCTTAACACTTGTTCTGATTGTGGCTGTAACGATCAGAGCAGCATTGTTTAGATCGAGTCTAGCTGAAATAATTTCGGAGAGGGTTGAAGTGGTATCGCCGTTAAATGCCTGGAAACGAG TTGTGGAAGGCCTTGCCTTGCTGGATCTGGGTGTGTCACCCTATTCAGGAGATGTGTTTCACGAGACACCACTCATCATATACCTCTTTCACTTTGTCATCGACTATGTAGAAATAGTATATATG TTAGCAGATTGTATCACTGCAGTGGCACTCTACTTGGCGGTACAACACTACAATAAGAATGTG TTCAGAAAACAGAAGACTACATTGGAATTTGACAAATACCCACACGACTGTCTGGAACTCATGCGGACCCCTAAAGAGATGTTCTACATCCCTCTGAAAGTGGCAATGTT CTATCTGTGGAACCCTTTCACTATTCTCTCCTGTGTTGCAAAATCAACGTGTGGGCTCAACAATGCGGTCATCGCACTCTTTATACTGAGTACCATAAAAG GAAGTGCCTTGTTGAGTGCAATATTTTTAGCCCTGGCAACATACCAATCCATCTACCCCCTCACCTTGTTTGCCCCTGCGCTAATTTACCTGCTCCAG AGACAGTACATCCCAGTGAACTTTCGCAACACCAGGTTTTGGCTGTTAGCCTCGCAGTATGCATTCATGTACTTTGGGAGCCTGTTGGTCATTGTCTGCCTCTCGTTCTTCTTGCTCAGCTCTTGGGATTTTATTCCCTCGGTATATGGCTTCAT actGTCCGTGCCAGACCTCACCCCAAACATCGGTCTCTTCTGGTATTTCTTTGCCGAGATGTTTGAGCACTTTCGCCTTTTCTTCATCTGCGTGTTCCAGATCAACGTATTCTTTTACTCTATTCCTCTGTCCATAAAGCTAAA GGAGCATCCAGTGTTTCTCATGTTCATGCAAATAGCCGTCATCTCCATTTTCAAGTCCTATCCCACGGTGGGAGACATTGCGCTGTACATGGCCTTTCTGCCGGTGTGGAACCACCTGTACAGAT tccttAGGAACATCTTCctagtgtgctgtgtgctgcttgCCTGTTCGGCCCTCTTCCCTGTTCTGTGGCATCTGTGGATTTACGCTGGCAGCGCCAACTCCAACTTCTACTATGCCATCACTCTGCTCTTTAACGTGGCACAG ATTCTGCTGGTGTCTGATTACTTCTACGCTTACCTGCGACGGGAGCATCACCTGAAACACGGCCTGTACCTGAAGAGGAAAGATGGCGGCGAGGCCACCCTGGTGCTTAAGTAG